In Apium graveolens cultivar Ventura unplaced genomic scaffold, ASM990537v1 ctg4796, whole genome shotgun sequence, one genomic interval encodes:
- the LOC141702222 gene encoding secreted RxLR effector protein 161-like, with product MDKAHPLTTPMVVRSLEVEKDPFRPRKQDEEALEPEVSYLSAIGALMYLANNTRPDIAFVVNLLARFSSDPTKRHWDGIKHIFRYLRGTIDRGLFFPNNSRLWIIGYADAGNMSDPYSGRSQTGYLFTYCDIAISWKSTKQTMAATSSNHAELLTIHEASRECTSLINNGTIFVL from the coding sequence ATGGACAAAGCTCATCCACTAACCACACCAATGGTTGTTCGATCACTCGAGGTTGAAAAGGATCCTTTCCGTCCTAGAAAACAAGATGAAGAGGCTCTTGAACCTGAAGTTTCATATCTCAGTGCAATTGGCGCTCTCATGTATCTTGCAAATAATACACGACCTGATATTGCATTTGTAGTGAACCTGTTGGCAAGATTTAGTTCTGACCCTACTAAAAGGCATTGGGATGGAATCAAACATATATTCAGATATCTTCGAGGGACAATCGATCGTGGACTATTCTTCCCAAACAATTCAAGATTATGGATAATTGGATATGCAGATGCGGGAAACATGTCAGATCCTTACTCTGGGCGATCACAAACAGGTTACCTATTTACATATTGTGATATTGCTATCTCTTGGAAGTCTACAAAACAGACTATGGCTGCAACTTCATCAAACCACGCAGAGTTACTAACAATTCATGAAGCAAGCAGAGAATGTACTTCGCTTATTAACAATGGTACGATATTTGTGTTATGA